DNA from Rubripirellula lacrimiformis:
CGGGCGAGCCTCGTCCAGATGGCCCGTTTTGATCTTCGCCAACGCGCCGTGATACAGCACTTCGCTGCGGAAATGGTTGTAGCGGAAAAAGATTCGATTCAACTGCTGCTTGAAATCATCGTCTTTGTCGACGCGTTCAATCAACGGAGTCAAAACAGCAACCACTTCTTCGTGCCTCTGCAATTCCGCTAACATCGACGCTAGCTGATCGCGAACGACTGCGGACGGTTGACCGCCGATTTCTTCTGCATCGATGACCTTTCGGTACTCACGCTCGGCCCAAAAGAAGAGGCCGCGTTTCTGCAGACTCATTCCAATCTCGACGTGTGCCTGGGCTGTATCCTCGATCTCCTTAGGCGTCATCGCCTTCTTTTCTTCTTCCGTTCTTGGCAGCGGCAGGATCGATAACGCCAAGTCCGCCAACTCGCTTGCTCGTTCGTCGTTGCCAGCAACCTTCTCGGCTTCCGCCGCCCCGTAAAGCAACACCGGATGGGGATCGAACATGGGACGGAACTGGTCTCGCAAATCCAAGACGAATGGATGCAGTTGATGATCGATTGCCCAGGAACAAGCGTCGGTGATGTTCCGCGTGGCGGGAACGATTAGATCGATGTTCTCGCGAGCCAAACTTAGGGCTACCTCTCGCTGGCCTGCATCGATGGCTCGCATCGCACAGATCTGAACCAGTTCCAGGACGGATTCGCGACTGGACACCGTCAAAGATGGCGAGTCCATTTGGTCGCGTTGCTGTTGAATCAGCTGACGCCATCGCTCGGCTGAATACTCACCCGCCGCCAAATCTTTGGCGTACACGCGTAACCATTCGGACGCTTGCCGTTGGTTGTTGCCCAACCCTTCGTTGATCAGTTCCGCGCTTCGACTGCGCTCGCTCGGATCGCTGTGCATCTTCTGCTGCATCAACGTCAGCGCCGCCACTCGGCTTAAACGCAGCGAGGTTTCGAACTTGGCCAATCGGACCAGCGCGGGTAACCCCTGGCGATCGGGAAACTCCGCCAACATCTCGATGCGACTTGTGCGTTCCGATTCGCTTTGGGCGCCGTATTCGTGAAGAGTATCGCGAATCACCTGCGGGTCCGAATCCTTGGACCAGCTTACGATCAAACTGCTGACCAGATATCGAGCCGCCATTTCGATTTCGATATCAGGGTGAAACTGGGCTAGGTTCAGCTTGTCGAAGGCTTCCAGCCCCATGCGTTGCAGTCGTTCCATCGCGAGGCTGCGAGTGGCATAGCTGGCCGCCCCGAGCTGTTCGATCAACTGCGTGACCTCGGTATCCCCCTGAAAATCATCCGCCGCTATCGCCACGCAACCACCGGGCGGCTCGCTCGCCGCCTGGACGAACAACATGGCCGCCAATGCGATTGGCAGACGACGATCCGTGAACATGCGATCAATTGGCATAGCGGGTGGTGACAGAATGAGTAGCGTGCGGAGCTGTTTCTACGCCTTCCAATCTAACTGCCCCGACAAGTCAGAAGGCAGCCGGAACAGGCATTTCCGATGCCCATTCTGGATTTCTTAGCACGTCGTCGAGACCGTCAAACACTGCTGGCCGCGTAGCTAGCTGCCATTTTCTGGACCGCTTCGGCGACCGCTTCGCGGAAGATCGGTGGCGAAATGACTTCAGCGTCAGCCCCCAGCGACAGCACTTTCGGAAGCACCTCCCGCGGGTGGGATGCCGGGATCGTCATCATGGTCGATCCATCCTCGTGCGATTCCAATTTCTGTTCCGGGTGCCAAGGGTCCTCACGAACGTAGGCGGCGGCACGTTGCCCCAAACGAATTTGGACCATCGTTGGATCCTCGCCCGAAAAGATGCCGATGCTCTTGCCCAGATGTTTCGACAGTTCAATGCTGGGGTCGGGCTTGAAGTATTCGTCCAATGCGGTGGCATGCCGAAACCGGTCCAGTTTCCAGTTGCGAAGCCGTTCGCTCGGCTCCGTCACTTCGGGCGCCGCAGCAACCACATAGATACTGCTCTGATAGACCGCCAATCCGTACGGTTCGATCCGCCGCGTGGACGCCGGTTTTC
Protein-coding regions in this window:
- a CDS encoding tetratricopeptide repeat protein, whose translation is MPIDRMFTDRRLPIALAAMLFVQAASEPPGGCVAIAADDFQGDTEVTQLIEQLGAASYATRSLAMERLQRMGLEAFDKLNLAQFHPDIEIEMAARYLVSSLIVSWSKDSDPQVIRDTLHEYGAQSESERTSRIEMLAEFPDRQGLPALVRLAKFETSLRLSRVAALTLMQQKMHSDPSERSRSAELINEGLGNNQRQASEWLRVYAKDLAAGEYSAERWRQLIQQQRDQMDSPSLTVSSRESVLELVQICAMRAIDAGQREVALSLARENIDLIVPATRNITDACSWAIDHQLHPFVLDLRDQFRPMFDPHPVLLYGAAEAEKVAGNDERASELADLALSILPLPRTEEEKKAMTPKEIEDTAQAHVEIGMSLQKRGLFFWAEREYRKVIDAEEIGGQPSAVVRDQLASMLAELQRHEEVVAVLTPLIERVDKDDDFKQQLNRIFFRYNHFRSEVLYHGALAKIKTGHLDEARPLLTQAYTLSPSNIDILITMYRTDGDEEWRRHVKSKLDAAVRRAASQVQTAEMQVQGQRQMGLASVAELMNQYAWLISNTEGDKQLALEYSLKSLELDADGAKYDTCGRCYFAIGDYDNAIRMQKRAIKLVPHSPPLERQLKEFESAREAAEAQQESP